Proteins found in one Artemia franciscana chromosome 13, ASM3288406v1, whole genome shotgun sequence genomic segment:
- the LOC136034456 gene encoding uncharacterized protein LOC136034456, protein MTLFLTFCLIFWIGSIHCNYSYFEKDVVKLVDFVDTIDWIDFDELTLDGGAKVKRSRRQQQLHLNSNSSAAYAVKSHFKYLLLKSKCTRKSNTFKISLDDTSKSQSLLYTSCNNGTWIFQLNNHFGDILRIKSHYTKEIMVQKIGMGNVTKDKTLGTLHEEGKARIEELGEFSKQQVLVAVLGLRGSGKSTIVSLISGNDEMFRQGRTSTKTTTLGIDISPVIPSNEYIQAVNYILQKNFTDSGSPFPLVFTDSEGMGVRGDSIDFVSTVPPILFSNIIMWVTTDSLRSDEELKKLDHYLNLASRIQDDSGSLCADFKGGRLIVVVNKMQGDENDEELTDELLEEEFESESESATKRDSIRKKLKNCFKSVQVIGFPYLSLPEEDKYLKYVNIRGKESGRFRQSLTKLISLVLNEENEVKILAGTIITPNVLTNLYEIVLEKINSDAKFLDNDLLEAFFTVNVKQNLTNHEVLFHKHLTEIERTKKTEALVEAVSFLVEENKNTLRALVEESKNERQRKIIMTEWKIVETRLTESMEKTLHFGFNTTLTEIHSLLIGLLPICRYLPSQEHYCMKSYFSGRLFSSSKLLSTLPVEISERTYSILETIDKEKEEIFSKCSKQRMSFAYTERDQAETLLREGIEIIQSVNSTTDIDQVFKTFVNSQGTIVKRKQFDSYALVTRCNFNRSLQIGHEIIEYIKSSFGNRLERLRNSLELKKLDTQFDFNSVSPKYLSDGKSTRVFDLLCDLPHILSTLIRNKSTEEELRLICSNVTVYGYTTTPLRKLSIETGYLNIHDEGSTISLTKPHAPSKSKTGQTGQNGFSGGVVLIKVHFAVNGGVMTIEANGGDGGDGGDGAPGSQGVDGKNGTLPSKYSQKHYYDAWGNTNLKKDHESQLIEIPDPAYGWLCYFPLVINNIICAVVPNSKVYRRFISFSKRIEHKSFDATPGKKGLRGNPGGSGGNGGEPGRLKLDIPVRSWEHFTLLAQGGKGGIGGKGGNGGPGGRGGMIKVIEATYYRNWEQKERHKYTSGIARLQDDVNTIHSWEGTMRNSNLYFQEKFTEKEKDGEIGEIGEKGKDGSKNEVQSKAENLTIADSFLFPIFKEIISFSLMEKIEGRYKGERSIQKVIDSTENMLVQAAKQKNELLNLRAQYTHQLIGKSLDSLIKTEMKLSEELMHDSKNKQHYLTEDIRKHKEKLSLVFDQITQFNSGSLKYIVDKFRDKLFADSRSHLAQKTEETRGKKVFNAAKILANIVSFALAIFGIGHQNHENTKTGFLDLVNSTHKFISDELKTSSNNIDQLFEDYFLLIEHNYNKTNQLIQKFKIFANDISNIEIKNEIDLGVQLSDLMKVYTPVSFATSEINNRFTRYEARQLVSRLKSVVFQASSELGAENIPELDSLVSLIDMKVDLTEKVIELTSKISDTQLVVDGFKRRKDMLHDTSAIVLDNMASAHKVLDTIAVNAMLNLFCIGKQIYSSLSNLINIAAYVQQSNQFLSKIQPFSPLSVPEEFRTVLEILKGELDMGKIVHKGEITILLNEMDFPYEFELLRTRRHAKFPIFDNENGNIWIESVQAILKNVSSDGEFYMTSIEHSGSVLFDFGDELRLEPAVFESVYSVPGPEWIIKPVSVYNNIELINYPFSSYYKISIPENHTSINIVSNININMTTLHQIELIFKLWYKK, encoded by the exons ATGACtttgtttttgacattttgcttgattttttgGATTGGATCCATTCATTGTAACTACAGTTACTTTGAAAAAGATGTTGTGAAGCTTGTTGACTTCGTTGATACTATTGACTGGATTGATTTCGATGAACTAACCCTAGATGGTGGAGCAAAG gtTAAACGATCAAGAAGGCAGCAGCAGTTACACCTTAACAGCAATTCTTCAGCAGCATACGCAGTGAAAAGTCATTTCAAATATCTTCTATTAAAATCTAAGTGCACAAGAAAGTCTAACACTTTCAAAATAAGCTTAGATGATACCTCGAAAAGCCAATCACTTTTATACACAAGCTGCAATAACGGTACTTggatatttcaattaaataaccACTTTGGTGATATTTTAAGGATAAAAAGTCACTACACAAAGGAAATCATGGTTCAAAAAATTGGAATGGGAAATGTGACAAAAGATAAGACCCTTGGAACGCTCCATGAGGAGGGTAAAGCCAGGATAGAAGAGCTAGGTGAATTCTCAAAGCAGCAAGTGCTTGTTGCTGTTCTGGGGCTTCGAGGATCTGGAAAATCAACTATTGTTTCTTTGATATCTGGTAATGATGAAATGTTCCGTCAGGGAAGAACAAGTACAAAGACAACAACGTTAGGAATTGACATATCACCAGTGATCCCAAGTAATGAGTATATTCAAGCAGTGAATTATATATTACAAAAGAACTTTACTGATAGTGGCTCACCTTTTCCATTAGTGTTTACTGATAGTGAAGGAATGGGGGTAAGAGGTGACAGCATTGATTTTGTTTCAACAGTTCCCCCTATACTATTTTCGAACATTATTATGTGGGTAACTACTGACTCCTTACGTTCAGatgaagaactaaaaaaattagatcACTATCTCAACTTGGCAAGTAGAATTCAAGATGATAGTGGATCGCTTTGTGCTGACTTCAAGGGTGGGAGGTTAATTGTAGTTGTGAATAAAATGCAGGGTGATGAAAATGACGAAGAACTTACTGACGAACTCTTGGAAGAAGAGTTTGAATCTGAATCTGAGTCTGCGACAAAGAGAGATTCTATACGCAAGAAATTAAAGAATTGTTTTAAGTCAGTTCAAGTCATTGGATTTCCTTATTTGTCTTTACCGGAAGAAGATAAGTATttgaaatatgtaaatattaGAGGAAAGGAATCAGGTCGTTTCAGGCAAAGtctaacaaaattaatttcctTGGTTTTAAATGAGGAAAACGAAGTTAAAATCTTAGCTGGAACAATTATTACACCAAATGTTCTGACCAATCTATATGAAATTGTACTAGAAAAGATTAATTCAGATGCGAAGTTTCTTGACAATGACCTATTAGAGgctttttttactgttaacgtaaaacaaaatttaaccaaTCATGAAGTACTTTTTCATAAACATCTGACTGAGATCGAAAGAACCAAGAAGACTGAAGCTCTTGTTGAAGCTGTTAGTTTTTTAgtagaagaaaacaaaaatacactaAGAGCTCTAGtagaagaaagtaaaaatgaaaggcaaagaaaaattataatgacAGAATGGAAGATAGTTGAGACTAGATTAACAGAGTCAATGGAAAAAACTCttcattttggttttaataCCACATTGACTGAGATTCATTCCTTGTTAATAGGACTATTACCAATTTGCAGGTATTTACCCTCACAAGAGCATTACTGcatgaaaagttatttttctggAAGACTTTTTAGCTCTTCGAAGCTTTTAAGCACACTACCAGTAGAAATTTCAGAAAGAACTTACAGCATATTAGAAACAATTGATAaggaaaaagaggaaatattttctaagtGTTCTAAGCAACGAATGTCATTCGCATATACTGAACGTGATCAGGCAGAAACACTTTTACGAGAAGGCATTGAAATCATTCAGTCAGTGAACTCGACAACGGATATTGACCAAGTATTCAAGACCTTTGTAAATTCACAAGGCACAATTGTAAAGAGAAAACAGTTTGATTCTTATGCATTGGTTACTCGATGCAATTTTAATCGATCTTTACAAATAGGACATGAAATAATTGAATACATAAAATCATCGTTTGGTAACAGATTAGAAAGGCTACGAAACAGCCTGGAACTCAAAAAGCTTGAcacacaatttgattttaatagcGTCTCCCCAAAATACCTTTCCGATGGCAAATCAACTAGAGTATTTGATCTACTATGTGATTTACCACACATTTTGTCAACACTTATTCGGAACAAATCAACCGAAGAAGAGCTTCGGTTGATTTGTTCCAACGTGACCGTTTATGGTTATACTACTACACCACTCAGGAAACTGTCAATTGAAACTGGCTATTTGAATATCCATGATGAGGGATCCACTATCTCTTTAACAAAACCGCATGCTccttcaaaatcaaaaactgGTCAAACGGGGCAGAACGGCTTTAGCGGAGGAGTTGTTTTAATAAAGGTTCATTTTGCGGTCAATGGTGGTGTCATGACCATTGAAGCAAATGGAGGAGATGGCGGAGATGGAGGAGATGGTGCGCCTGGGTCCCAGGGAGTAGATGGAAAGAATGGGACATTACCTTCGAAGTATTCTCAAAAACATTACTATGATGCTTGGGGAAAtaccaatttgaaaaaagatcacgAATCACAGTTAATAGAAATACCTGACCCAGCGTATGGTTGGTTGTGCTATTTTCCTCttgttattaataatattatatgtGCTGTGGTTCCAAACAGTAAGGTCTATAGAAGatttatatctttttctaaaagaattgAACATAAGTCATTTGATGCAACACCAGGCAAAAAAGGCCTTCGAGGTAATCCTGGCGGATCTGGAGGGAATGGAGGTGAGCCTGGGAGACTAAAGCTGGATATTCCTGTACGGTCTTGGGAGCATTTTACTCTATTAGCTCAAGGTGGTAAAGGAGGCATAGGTGGTAAAGGTGGCAATGGAGGTCCTGGAGGTAGAGGTGGAATGATTAAGGTTATAGAGGCAACATATTATCGAAATTGGGAACAAAAGGAGAGACATAAGTACACGAGCGGCATTGCGCGTTTACAAGATGATGTAAACACAATTCATTCCTGGGAAGGGACAATGAGAAATAGCAATTTatatttccaagaaaaatttacagaaaaagaaaaggacgGTGAAATCGGAGAAATAGGGGAGAAAGGAAAAGACGGAAGTAAAAACGAAGTTCAAAGTAAAGCCGAAAATCTAACGATTGCCGATAGTTTCCTTTTCCccatatttaaggaaataaTCTCATTTAGCttaatggaaaaaatagaaGGAAGATATAAAGGAGAAAGATCTATTCAAAAAGTTATTGATTCTACTGAAAATATGTTAGTTCAAGCTGCCAAACAGAAAAACGAGCTTTTGAACTTAAGAGCTCAGTACACACATCAGCTGATTGGCAAAAGCTTGGACAGCcttattaaaactgaaatgaaGTTATCAGAAGAACTAATGCATGATTCTAAAAATAAGCAACACTATTTGACAGAAGATAtaagaaaacacaaggaaaaattGAGTTTAGTCTTCGATCAAATAACGCAATTCAATTCGGGGAGTCTGAAATATATTGTTGACAAATTCAGAGACAAACTTTTTGCAGATTCACGAAGTCATTTGGcacaaaaaactgaagaaacaaGAGGAAAGAAAGTATTCAACGCTGCTAAAATCTTAGCTAATATTGTGAGTTTTGCTTTAGCTATATTTGGCATTGGCCAtcaaaatcatgaaaatacaaaaactggatttttagACCTTGTTAATTCCACTCATAAGTTCATTTCCGATGAATTGAAGACTTCTTCTAATAATATTGACCAACTAtttgaagattattttttacttattgaacATAATTATAACAAAACAAATCAGCTCAtccagaaatttaaaatttttgccaaTGATATAAGTAACATCgagataaaaaatgaaatagaccTTGGCGTTCAACTTTCAGATTTAATGAAAGTCTATACTCCTGTCTCGTTTGCAACTAGTGAAATAAATAATCGATTCACCCGTTACGAAGCGCGTCAATTAGTCTCTCGCCTAAAATCAGTAGTTTTCCAAGCTTCTAGTGAACTAGGAGCCGAAAACATCCCAGAACTAGATTCATTGGTATCACTTATTGATATGAAAGTAGACCTTACAGAGAAGGTGATCGAACTTACGTCCAAGATTTCTGATACACAACTGGTGGTTGACGGATTCAAAAGACGTAAGGACATGCTCCATGATACATCTGCAATTGTACTGGATAATATGGCTTCCGCTCATAAGGTACTTGACACAATAGCGGTCAACGCAATGCTAAACCTATTTTGCATTGGAAAGCAAATTTATTCCAGTTTATCTAATCTTATAAATATAGCAGCTTATGTTCAACAGAGTAACCAATTCCTTTCAAAAATCCAGCCCTTTTCACCTCTGTCGGTACCGGAAGAATTTAGAACAGTCCTGGAGATCCTAAAGGGTGAGTTAGATATGGGGAAAATTGTGCATAAAGGTGAAATAACAATTCTTTTAAATGAGATGGATTTCCCATATGAGTTTGAGCTTCTGAGAACAAGGCGGCATGCAAAGTTTCCTATTTTTGATAATGAAAATGGGAATATTTGGATTGAAAGTGTTCAAGCcatattgaaaaatgtttcaagTGATGGAGAGTTCTATATGACTTCGATAGAGCACAGTGGCTCTGTACTTTTTGATTTTGGTGATGAGCTAAGGCTTGAACCTGCTGTTTTTGAAAGTGTGTATTCAGTTCCAGGACCTGAATGGATAATTAAGCCTGTGTCCGTATACAATAATATTGAACTTATAAATTATCCTTTTTCATCTTACTACAAAATTAGTATCCCGGAAAACCATACATCAATTAATATCGTTAGCAACATCAATATCAATATGACGACTCTTCATCAGATagagttaatatttaaattatggtataagaagtaa